One window from the genome of Thermaerobacter marianensis DSM 12885 encodes:
- the mdh gene encoding malate dehydrogenase, translating into MKRPKVSIVGAGNTGAALAHWLAIKQVADIVLVDVVEGMPQGKALDLMQSAPVEGFDVVITGSNDYAATAGSDVVVITAGAARKPGMSRDDLVNINTGIVREITAQVARYSPDAYLIVLTNPLDVMCYVAYKVSGFPKHRVMGQSGILDSARFRTFIARELNVSFEDVHALVLGGHGDSMVPLPRYTHVGGIPVTQLLPKEKIDELVRRTRDGGAEIVRLLKTGSAFFAPGAAMAEMVEAILRDRKRVLPVSAYLEGEYGESGIFMGVPVVLGGNGIEKILEIELTDEERQAFARSAADVRQTLSKLDL; encoded by the coding sequence TTGAAGCGACCCAAGGTCAGCATCGTCGGGGCGGGCAACACGGGTGCCGCCCTCGCCCACTGGCTGGCCATCAAGCAGGTGGCCGACATCGTCCTGGTGGACGTGGTGGAGGGCATGCCCCAGGGCAAGGCCCTGGACCTGATGCAGTCGGCGCCCGTCGAAGGCTTCGACGTCGTCATCACCGGGTCCAACGACTACGCCGCCACCGCCGGCTCCGACGTGGTGGTCATCACCGCCGGTGCCGCCCGCAAGCCCGGCATGAGCCGCGACGACCTGGTGAACATCAACACCGGCATCGTCCGCGAGATCACGGCCCAGGTGGCCCGCTACTCGCCCGACGCCTACCTGATCGTCCTGACGAACCCGCTGGACGTCATGTGCTACGTGGCCTACAAGGTCAGCGGCTTCCCCAAGCACCGCGTCATGGGCCAGTCGGGCATCCTGGACTCCGCCCGCTTCCGCACCTTCATCGCCCGGGAGCTCAACGTCTCCTTCGAGGATGTGCACGCCCTGGTGCTGGGCGGCCACGGCGACTCCATGGTACCGCTGCCGCGCTACACCCACGTGGGCGGCATCCCCGTCACCCAGCTGTTGCCCAAGGAGAAGATCGACGAGCTGGTGCGGCGCACCCGGGATGGGGGTGCCGAGATCGTCCGCCTGCTCAAGACCGGGTCGGCCTTCTTCGCCCCCGGCGCGGCCATGGCGGAGATGGTCGAGGCGATCCTGCGGGACCGCAAGCGGGTCTTGCCCGTATCGGCCTATCTCGAGGGCGAATACGGCGAGTCGGGGATCTTCATGGGCGTGCCCGTGGTCCTGGGCGGCAACGGCATCGAGAAGATCCTGGAGATCGAGCTGACCGACGAGGAGCGCCAGGCATTCGCCCGCTCCGCGGCCGACGTGCGCCAGACCCTGTCGAAGCTGGACCTGTAG
- a CDS encoding CcmD family protein, whose amino-acid sequence MPPITPELDQRLLVYLFWAYTAAFALLFGYVWRLVRRLGELERELSRLKAPGRGQGAQPGAQVPGAGAGP is encoded by the coding sequence GTGCCACCCATCACGCCCGAGCTGGATCAGCGGCTTCTGGTTTATTTGTTTTGGGCTTACACGGCGGCCTTCGCGCTGCTCTTCGGCTACGTCTGGCGGCTGGTGCGGCGGCTGGGCGAGCTGGAGCGCGAGCTGAGCCGCCTGAAGGCGCCGGGTCGCGGGCAGGGGGCCCAGCCCGGGGCCCAGGTTCCGGGTGCCGGGGCCGGCCCATGA
- a CDS encoding cytochrome c biogenesis protein: protein MSRLAAGFLVTTYAALVGALYMAFRYAPPERVMGNVQRIFYFHVAAAWVGFLAFAIVFGASIAYLRRPQPRWDGLAAAAAELGVLFTTITLLMGSLWARAVWGVWWTWDPKLTTTLILWFLYAGYLLIRAAVDDPAARGRYSAVLGIAGFLNVPIVYMSSVWWVSIHPVLREGGDMNLDPAMHLALQAAVGAFTLLFFLLLSQRVRLARLADEIRHRLRAGVEEG from the coding sequence ATGTCACGCCTGGCGGCAGGCTTTCTCGTGACAACCTACGCGGCGCTGGTCGGGGCCCTGTACATGGCCTTCCGGTACGCGCCACCCGAGCGCGTGATGGGCAACGTCCAGCGAATCTTCTACTTCCACGTGGCGGCGGCCTGGGTCGGGTTCCTCGCCTTCGCCATCGTCTTCGGCGCCTCCATCGCCTACCTGCGGCGGCCCCAACCCCGGTGGGACGGGCTGGCGGCGGCGGCGGCCGAGCTGGGCGTGCTGTTCACCACCATCACGTTGCTGATGGGTTCGCTCTGGGCCCGGGCTGTGTGGGGCGTCTGGTGGACCTGGGATCCCAAGCTCACCACCACGTTGATCCTCTGGTTCCTCTATGCCGGCTACCTCCTGATCCGGGCGGCGGTGGACGATCCGGCGGCTCGGGGCCGGTACTCGGCGGTGCTGGGCATCGCCGGGTTCCTCAACGTCCCCATCGTCTACATGTCGTCGGTGTGGTGGGTTTCCATCCATCCCGTGCTCCGCGAGGGCGGGGACATGAACCTGGATCCGGCCATGCACCTGGCACTGCAGGCGGCCGTGGGCGCCTTCACCCTGCTGTTCTTCCTGCTTCTCAGCCAGCGGGTGCGGCTGGCCCGGCTGGCCGACGAGATCCGCCACCGGCTGCGGGCCGGGGTCGAGGAGGGTTAG
- the ccmA gene encoding heme ABC exporter ATP-binding protein CcmA, producing the protein MRTPAWRPPAEAATPTDLGADPRRAPAVLLDLHDLERRYGEQVVFRQVSWRVRAGEIGAIMGPNGAGKTTLVQVAAGLLAPDGGEVRVAGRVAGPARPGWRRLVGYVGHRPLVHPDLSALENLVFFGRLYGLDAAEARRRAEALLDRLGLAAAAHRPAGRLSRGMAQRLEVARSLMHRPILWLWDEPFTGLDAGAARLLEDLLREHAAAGGAAVVVLHEPERALALADRVLLLAGGKARDVPARALDAGVLEAWLAGTPAAPTETVAGGAMPGVARAGVAGGPPGPAAATQGTRGVPGPAAWGPVPPEGAAESPRQGGARAVPVGPALALLVARDWRQEWRRREGLASLATFVLLVGLALAFALDPARHALGPLMGGLLWVAFYFAAMLLFGRAFAQDADRGTLDGLLLAPVDRSVLYLARVASQGLQMLLLELVLVPVVLAWLGYRGAAHWGGFVLALGLGTLGLAVVGTLLGALTAPVRGREALLPVLLFPMTAPVLLGAVQAAGAALAGVPEQAALWFRVLAVYDTMFLVAGALLFDFVVAR; encoded by the coding sequence GTGAGGACCCCGGCGTGGCGGCCACCCGCGGAGGCCGCCACCCCTACCGACCTGGGGGCGGACCCCCGGCGGGCGCCCGCCGTCCTGCTGGATCTTCATGATCTGGAGCGGCGGTACGGGGAGCAGGTCGTCTTCCGCCAGGTGTCCTGGCGGGTCCGGGCCGGTGAGATCGGGGCCATCATGGGGCCCAACGGCGCGGGGAAGACGACGCTGGTGCAGGTGGCCGCGGGCCTGCTGGCTCCCGACGGGGGGGAGGTGCGGGTGGCGGGCCGGGTCGCGGGTCCGGCGCGGCCCGGGTGGCGCCGGCTGGTCGGCTACGTGGGCCACCGGCCCCTGGTGCACCCCGACCTCTCGGCGCTGGAGAACCTGGTCTTCTTCGGCCGGCTCTACGGCCTCGACGCCGCAGAGGCCCGCCGCCGGGCCGAGGCCTTGCTGGACCGCCTGGGTCTGGCCGCCGCTGCCCACCGGCCGGCGGGGCGCCTGTCCCGGGGCATGGCTCAGCGGCTGGAAGTCGCCCGGTCCCTGATGCACCGGCCGATTTTGTGGCTGTGGGACGAGCCCTTCACGGGGCTCGATGCAGGCGCCGCCCGGCTCCTGGAGGACCTGTTGCGGGAGCACGCCGCGGCGGGGGGCGCGGCGGTGGTGGTCCTCCACGAGCCGGAGCGGGCCCTGGCGCTGGCCGACCGGGTCCTCCTGCTGGCAGGCGGCAAGGCCCGGGACGTCCCCGCCCGGGCGCTGGATGCCGGGGTCCTTGAGGCCTGGCTGGCGGGAACCCCGGCCGCCCCCACGGAGACCGTGGCCGGCGGAGCGATGCCGGGCGTCGCCCGGGCGGGGGTCGCGGGCGGGCCGCCCGGCCCCGCGGCGGCGACCCAGGGCACCCGCGGGGTGCCTGGGCCGGCGGCCTGGGGGCCGGTTCCTCCCGAAGGGGCTGCGGAGAGTCCCCGGCAGGGCGGGGCCCGCGCGGTCCCGGTCGGGCCTGCCCTGGCCCTGCTGGTGGCCCGGGACTGGCGGCAGGAGTGGCGGCGCCGGGAGGGGCTGGCGAGCCTGGCGACCTTCGTGCTGCTGGTGGGGCTGGCCCTGGCCTTTGCCCTCGACCCGGCACGCCATGCCCTGGGGCCCCTGATGGGCGGGCTGTTGTGGGTGGCCTTCTACTTCGCCGCCATGCTGCTCTTCGGGCGGGCGTTCGCCCAGGACGCCGACCGGGGCACCTTGGATGGGCTACTGCTGGCGCCGGTGGACCGCAGCGTGCTCTACCTGGCACGGGTGGCCTCCCAGGGCCTTCAGATGCTCCTCCTCGAGCTCGTCCTGGTGCCCGTGGTCCTGGCGTGGCTCGGTTATCGCGGGGCGGCCCACTGGGGCGGGTTCGTGCTGGCCCTGGGGCTGGGCACCCTGGGCCTGGCGGTGGTAGGGACCCTGTTGGGCGCCCTGACGGCGCCGGTGCGGGGGCGGGAGGCCCTGCTGCCCGTGCTGCTCTTCCCCATGACGGCGCCGGTGCTGCTGGGCGCGGTGCAGGCGGCGGGCGCCGCCCTGGCCGGGGTTCCCGAACAGGCAGCCCTTTGGTTTCGGGTGCTGGCGGTGTATGATACCATGTTCCTGGTCGCCGGCGCCCTGCTGTTCGACTTTGTGGTTGCCCGCTAG